agaaatgtttctggtttaatttttgtttaaaaataaatgattaagaATATACTTATTGCAAATTTACATATGAGCAGCATGGaggtttttatttaagaataatttagaAGTCGTTCACGTAACTTAATATTTGATTAGTTTGGCGATGACCAAACTCGATttgaatatacataaataaattatattttattcattaagtttagttgcaatttaatttatatttataacaaatttcattaatttattacatgaaTCTCAACTTAACATATCCACTgaaaatagtataaattttgatgaaatataaaaattaaaagaaaacgtagaacgaatatttttatacgttttaCATCATCTGTCTATACAAGACAGCTGATACCATAGAACTATTTATTCAGTTAAGTGGACGACTTCTAAACTAGTCCTAAATACAAGCTCCCATGCTGCTCGTACATATCATTTTCAGTTTTaagattatttcaaataatcttgtttttttagcttaatctcaaaaaaaatttcataatttttaattttttttaagttgaatctcgattttatacaatatttgaaGCAAAGTCGttccaaaatttgaaagtaatcgAAGTTATTTAGTGTAGTGgcgatccaaaaaaaaaaaaatctaacagaataaattgtagattttagttttcataaatctttctttctttataataaatttttaattatacgtATAGAtatttcattggtttttttCCAATGCCTGTGGATTTGCAACTGCTATGCAAATACGTAGTATTATACCAATTTTTATGACGGCACGTTCTACTTCCAGTAAAATAATACGAAGGCAGTATGAGGTTTAAATTTGATTCTTGGAAAATTACTTCTCTAAAATGTTTCATAGTATGAAACATCGTATGTATGGATGTCATCGCTTGGTTTTAGTACGAAATTCTTTTGGACAAGATACTCTATTCTACTCTTCCAAGCTGCGTTCCAAATTCTAATGATAAACTTCTTAAAATTACTGTATTCTAAAAGATATAGAAAGTGTATATAATTCCAgagaatttcaaattattttcctgTTGAAGCAGTAGATACTAAAGGAAAGTTGATTTACTCTTATATTTTGAAACTAATCTTACTTAAATTTTCAATCTAAATTATATTCAAGTTTTCTTCTTTTCGTCAGTTTGagtcgatttttttcaattcgataaataaattatccgTTTAATTAAGTGAGAATTtgtacttaataaaaaatgtacagtGAAGGGAACTCGTTTCGCGtgttcaaagtattttttatcataagttaaattcaaatcaaaatagatataattttaaagttgctatacagtttttttacaataattatataaaaacgaaAGATTTATGagtatgtatgaatgtaatgAAGTGCTTAcgcataggtatatattttaaatatacaggaacatgtcacatttgaggttccaataattcgaatttttttcccATTAGTAGCATTTATCTTTTTTTCGCTCAGCATTAAATACTTGATAAATTTTCTGCTATTTTTCGATTAATTCCtggtttttcaatttcattttcttttcctTGGTATTCCTgtagttttaactttaataagtCAGTATCTTTCATGTGGAAGATAGTgatatgttaatattaaaacaacagGAAtgctaaaatgaaaaaaatttggcagTTTTTAACCAGAGTTTACTTGTTTTTAACAGATtcttccataaattttttttttctagaatgctttgatagttttttttatataaatactgaCACATGTTCCAAGTCTAGGATGTCAGTTCTAAAAAGTaggacttaattttttttaatttttctacctctataaaaatttctggtagataatattaaaactacaactatacaaataaaatatagtattatAAAAGTGCGACTATGCCGTCAAGTATTGTATAAAAGCGTAGTATGTTAACTCTGATTAACTCGTATTATAGTTTTGGTTTTGTGTCACTGGTTTGTCTGTCTCTtaagtatctaaaaaaattgtatctaagtattattataattaattatttataagaaaagtcttattattctaaatatttgtaacaaatttaagtttataaatttcaattagaatatttaggaaaatttatagctataaaaatttcctaatcaagcactaaatattaaaattatgaactaaaaattttatttacattctaaacttgaatattaaattaataaatatatttacaaggttttaaattctacttaaaacaaaaatgtttaaattgtgCTTTAAAATTTACCATTTGGAGGGGTCGCAACATTTACGTAGCTGTTGGTACTGGAGCATgtgttgtataatttttttcttccatTGATTCTGATACGATATCATCTCTTGTGTATGTTGAATTCAATTGACTACATTCGGAAGATAATTTACTCAATTCTGCCgataaattcacattttttggTAATCCTTCAAATGTTGAGCTACGTAATAAGCGTGGTGAAGTTGACGAGGATGGCGATTCTTGTTGTTGGATCCATACTCGTGTATCTTTTTTCTCTACTTTTTGATTACGACTCATTTCAACTTTCTTCCAAAGACTTGCTATTTTACTTGTAATTTCTTTGGAAGGAGCTGGCGCCGTTGTAGTTGTTACCCCAACAGGTATTTTTTTACGTACATTTGTATTATGTGGTATACTGGAATTACTATACGAGCGTTGCGTTAAATTTGGTTTGGGTAagttactttttaagttttgattTGACGGTGAAGTACGCAAATCAACTGAAGATGTTTGACCATATGATCGTCGTTTTAATTGATCACGCTCAATGCTCGAAGATCTTGATGAAGAGCTTCGAACTGATGGTACGGATTTCGGACGTGTTGAAGAACCAACACTTGATGATTTTGTTAAAGGTTTTTTCACTGGTAAGTTTGTTGTTTTCGGTAATTTTGATATAACCGGTGGTTTCATTACAGGTTTAGCAATTTTTGATGGTGAACTGGACGGTAATGGGATTCTTGTTCTTGTAGGTGATGCGTTTATTATACCACTTCCATCTTCTTTAGTAAAAGTACCTTGACGTTCTAACACCGGTTTTTTAACCGGTGACGTTTCAACTTTCCGTGGTGGGGGAATCGATGATTTAACAGCTATCCTCGACGGAGGCGTTACCGTTGGTATTACCCGTGGAGTTGGTATTATACGTTTTGGACTTGTATTCTTAATCGGTGGTttcaaaaatccatttttattaatcggTTTAACTTGACGATTGATAAGATTCGATGTTGGTGGTTTTATTTCAGAAGATgacgattttaaatttgatgaaacatttttaactaaatttgatgttactgtttttgtattttttggtaaaatttttggtaCAGCCGAAACCCGTTTTATTTGGCCATTATATAACGGTTTGCGACGGCCACGGATTCCTTTTACCACTTCGATTGGTTGTTCATCATTTTCATTCTGTTCTCCGGGTTTGACAATTTTCGGTTTTGCTATTTTAACTCCTTGATTATCGTCATCGTCATCATCACTTGATTGTATTTCATCTGGAAGTGGAGATGTAGATGTTTCTTGATGTTGTTCAACTGTTGACgatatttgtgtattttgtaTGGGTTGAGGGGGAAGACTATCAATAATCGGTATTTTTTGACTGAAACCCCAACTCTTATGATAAGTTCTGAAATTAACAGAATTCATAGAATTGTGTTCAGATTCATCCTCTTCATTTGATACTAAACTGATTGTTTCACAATCTAATAGTTCATCAACGTTTTCGTTGAGTTTATCAACAATGCGACTTGCTTCATGTTGTATCATATTATGCAATTCATCGCTACCGACAATTAATGGATTGATATGGGGTGGGGAATCAGCATTTGGAAGTGAACTGTCTGGTGACGATGATACAATATCGTCAATAATAGTTCTTGTACGAAATCGTTCTTTATCTTCTAAACGTTTttgtttaacagtttttttagtACGatgtgaattaattttttcgtcAGTTTCTAAGCTCGTATAATCCGATTGATTTCCATTAATTTGATTACAATCTAATACTTGAGTTTGAAATCGTTGTCGGTCTTCCTGTCGACGTTGTTTCGGTGTTAATTTACCCCGTTTTTCTGAACAATCTGATGACGATGTGGTATCTTTATGATCTTCAGATTCCACTGTAGATCCCTTACCTGAATCAACTATCGGTTCAGGACACGATACTTGTGTGTCAAAATTTCGTTTCGGTTCTTCCTGTATCACCAAACCAGCTGCAACCGTGTATGTTTTGTAACGTTCTTTGGTTAATTGACGCCGTTGTTTTGGTGTCAAACGTTTATTTACACGGTTCACTTTTTTTGGTGTTGATTCCGCACTACTTGATGCAAAATCTGATGGTAATGGCGTTACACTATTAGCATCGGAATATTCTGTTGTAAGATCATCTTTTTGTAATGTTGGGTCATTATGAGTATTACAATCTTCAAATATATCGATTGTATCATCGTCACAAATTGTATCGTTGTTGGTTGATGTATCAATTATCGAGTGATGTTCATTGAAATAGCTTGGAGGATTGACATTTTCAATATCACTGAAACTAAAATCAGCAGaaccaataaaattgattaaactgTGTGGTTGTTTTGATTCCGATGTAATTTTATGCTCCATATCAAATACATCAGTTGTAATTACACCATTTGGTATAAAATCTGGCTTGATAGTAGCTGTCTCGAATGCTACTTCGCTTGTAATACTTGCAACACTGATCATACTACTTTCCATATCGGATATTTCATTCATAATTGATGGCGGTTTAATACAATCAAGATTTAAACTTGTTGTTTGATTGATTAGATTTTCAAGACTACCAGAATGATTTGAAGAATTTGTGATTGCTTTACGCATCATATCTGTTGCAGATAATTTACGTTTCGAATTAGCACGTATGAGTGGCTTTTTACGATTTTCTGAATCACCGCTTCCATCCCAAACCCCCGATATACTTGTTAACGATGTTAAACTCCCTAAATTCGAGGGTGGTTTAATGTTTTCGATATCGATATTCGAGCTTGTTGTACTTTGTATCATACCAGCTGCATCATTTTCGACGGCTTTTACAACTTTGTAAGCTTCTGCAGCAATTATAGTTGAGTCAGTCATGTTTGTTTCAAGTGATGATAAATTTGCTTCACCAACTCCATCAATTTCATCTTTAAGGGATGGTTCTGTTGTttcacttttgattgaaacaataATTGGTTCTGTAGCAGAAATACTTGGGAATGTTAAATCTGCTGACGAGGTTGTGGTATCATTATTCCAAGTATCTTGTACACTTTGTTTCATTAATCGATCAGTGTGTAAGTGTGATGCTTGTGATACTAATTCAGCAGTTAAGCGGTCTACAGATGCAATCATCGCGTCAGGATCGCGTGGTTTCACATAATCATATTTCATATCATCAGATATTTCAAACGAGCTCTCATCAGAATTGTGTGTCGAATTATTTTCATCGGCGCATGTTACAAATTCCGTAACAACCAGTTCATTCTcagttttatcattattttcaattgaatggACATTTTCTTCggacaaattattttctaggcTAGAGTCTAATAAACTGgataaacttttattacatccttttttaatttcaccattgaataaattattatcataccCATTCTTCGTCTCCCCAATCCATGAATTCTCGATGCGGTGGATGTATTCGTCTGGCAATTTCCCGCAAGTGTCTGGATACTGAGTAGGACTGTCTTGCTCTTTGCAAATCTGTCGCTGGATCTCTTTTCCGACGAAATCTTTTTCTGCGCCTGTCACTAGGTGGAATGTGTGCGGGGTCTGGTGCAGCACCACCAGCTCCTCGGCAGTGCTCGCAGTAACAGGCGGAGCTTCCACGTTTTTTGACtcgaaatttgttgttgaaccaaatttttgttcgaaatttgGTACACGTGTACTATAAAATTCTTCACGGCTTATAATTCTTTCACGTGTTGAATTTTCTCTTACTGTTATGTTCGTACGTTGTATTTCACGGGAATTGGCAACAACTCGAGTTGTGAATGAAGATTCACGATACGCAGGATGTGGATATGGAGATGATGTTTCTGAGTATTTACCATCAAAATCTGTTTGATTTCGCGAATTTTGCTTATGGTGTTGATGAACGTTATCGTCACGTTCAGCACCAATTGGTTTCCTATTTTCGGGACGAACTCTGAACATTTGACCGGTAGCACGAGCCACTCCAGCCTGAATACATTGTTCTAATAATAACTTTTCAGAATCGTTTAAAGATGTTGCTGAATCCAGACTCAAAGTGGAACTCATGCGTTGGGAGGCTTTTCCAAAGTTATGAGATGACTCTGATTTACTAAACCGATTTGTAAttcctgaaattaaaaaaatgctattttaaatttttgtttcaataaattatgcatagtgaaatttaaattgatatcaAAGGTAGATGATTGGTAGATTGTTTAACAAcactttataaacaaaaaacgaattaaaacaaacaattgactgagttaattattgaaaaaccatgtatagacagtgttgattactcaatcgtttgtttttttacgtcctgtaggtaaagaaagatagctaCTCGTACACACAAAGTagtaagagtatctttcttctcacctCCTTAGTGGATATAGTATATGCTAACaaacacatattaaatatatgtaacgaataaatttaaaatatatacaatacctgcatacatactatgtatataatgtttctaacctaatttgcgccctcgcgggtaaacagaaatttttacgaataaatctttcaaacaaaagttgtttatttttttatcaagaacatttttcatatttaaacttctatctctaatggtttacaagatgggtcttacggacccaagactcaattgacctatgttgctcatttacgaactccaccTCAGTTTTTAAGTCTTAAGCACgcgctataataatttcaacttgatatatcttttcgtttttgagtaattgtgttggcagacagacggacaaacggccaaaattttgtacgtaacatcaatatttttaagcgttacaaacttggaactaaacttagtataccttgatatatttcataaatacatggtataataaacggataaaaaattacctttttgtttagaattaaaaatatgtgaatCATCAGTTCGTTTAAACTCCGAATCAAATTCTGAACTCTTTTTCATGTAACCCATTGATCGACTACGTTTCTCCAATCGTGGACGttcattttcaacttttctaCTTTGAGATTGTTGAACAAAAGCAGGTGAAATTTGTGGTTTCTCCCCAGTGACCGATTGTATACCCAAATTAATGCATTCGGTTAATAATCGTTCATCGGCTGATGTAATACTTGCATTATCATCATCTTCGCCACCATGTATAAGACGAGCATCAGCCGAACCTTTTGTAACACGATCCATACCCAATTGAATACAATCTTGTAATAGTTTGTCAGCAACAGAATCATCAGATAAATCCACTTCAGAATCTTTATcacgtttttttatattttcttcggATTTATGTGTTTCTACGCATGAATTTAATGCTACACGCGCCATTCCGGCTTTAATACATTGTTGTAATAATCTTTCATCGGCTGATGTATAACTATCGTCACTAAAAGCTGGTGCGTCGTCATCTtctagaacaatttttttacttttttgttgcTCAGGAGCAATTGTATGCGCGGTGCTTGTAACACGGTTCATTCCAGCTTGAATACACTGTTGTAACAACCGTTCATCAGCTGAATTATTACTACTATCATCTTCAGAACTATCTGGTGGATGTGCTAATGtttgttcatttgttttgttCACAACAGTTGAATGATTTTCATCACCCGATAACTCAAAGCTGTTATCATGTTCTGATTTTTTATCTTCATTATTATCAGTTTTTGGCTGTCCGTTTTcgttttctttttgaattttttgatcatCTTCAAGTGGTATGGATAATTCAGACAAATTTGAATTAGAGCCAGCATGACTTAATACAGCTGGTGTATCTTCCGTGTAGTACGTTTTCACTACGTCGCATTGGGTCTCTTGTGGAGGACTTCGCTCactaatttgtgattttttcatttgagGTGGTGGCGGTGGACGAGATCGCATTCTAGGTATATTTGATTTTGGTACACTTTTCTTAAATATTGGTATACCTGTACCAGTATGACGAGGCGATGGTGGAGTTCGATTTGTTAATGACATTTCAGACATTTGTTGAACCATTTTATCGGTTTCATTATTATTGACTAGGACTATCGCAGCAGATGACGATGGTaactgtgaaaaaaattttttttagataaaattcataaaatattataagtatgAAATGATTAGAGTTTGAATTCtgctaaaatgttttataactttCCGAGAAGATTTTATTCAGTTCTCAACTATCTTCGAAGAATTTGAAAGCATCAATCGTTTTAATTCAAGATTACACTCGCAAATAACTTtgctaaaaaaatcaatatttatttcctaattctattaaaagtatggaatttttcgaaatctattgttaattttttgaatgtcCAAATTCCCTATGTACAAATCAGAATTTTaacgaaatttataatttttctaatattggCCTGTTGTATATCGTGTACAGAAAACTCGTAATTTGAGtagctattaaaataattaaaagctcTCTTTTTGTGTCAAATATCTTATAAGACCAAaatggtattaaaatatttaaaagctctctattaaaataattaaaagctcTCTTTTTGTGTCAGATATCTTATAAGACCAAAATGGTATACCTCATCCATCCATCCTGAAGTGTAAAAAATGCCGCCCATgtttcataaaattgttttcgGGTGTCatgtatatttcttattatttgagGGATAAAACTGAGAATACGAGGGCGTAAAAATTGACGTATATTAAAAAGAGTGCACCCTTGTAAtcatatataaaagtaaataaatctactaaaaatgagaaaattttggCCGAAATTTCAGAAAAAGGCAAATAGTAAATCACTGCAGTCTTTCTATGACCGAAAAGCTCCGTGATCCTTTGGTTCAAAATTGGGCACTattagtaaaactttttttataaatacgaatcatttaaaaaaaaaaaagttttagaaattgaTGTTAAAAATGCAAGTTTATCTATTTTGTTTAACTACTAGGGTAGTCACTGAGGCATTTCACATCGCAATTTTGTGATGGCAAGAccgattgacttgaaatttggttAGCGCATAGGAAATAACCTAAGAAACGAAAGTGATATTCTGGTGACAATAGTTAAAGCTCTAGAATAACATATTAAGACAATTTACTTGTAAGCACAAATTTGGCTGGGAAATAATAGTATTATTCCAACTGATTGGGGTTGGATAATTAACGAAGGGACTTCACAATCAGTCAAAATACTGAGGCTTGTAACTGCCGCAAACTTGGGCTGTTTTGCAATACAACCAGTGGACAATGTTCTGGTGATATCGTCAAAATTGTGTTCTTATTGTAGATGAAGTGGAGGATGTTGACTTTGaagataattatgataattaattttatacattttttttaataaaaaatattgagtcatatatacataaaattgttttattgttccctctatcaataaaataagttaaaaattttaagtaaaaagttaaaaattttaagtaaacataCTTGTTGACTTTTATCAttcaatgtgatattttttgattcaaaaattataaattattttaaaaattcttagaataatactcttttatatttaaaacgatctactttttttttcgttgggAGAAgtagttttaaatgttttaaaataacgtaaattttatttaataatgttcatcaatatttattctataaattttaatattattttcatcgaTAAAATGCTTAGATATgtatttttcagattttctaGTAAAAGAGGTAGTTTTCACctccttaaaataaaaagtgcaCATCGGACTAAATCAccaagtttcataaaaatcggtCTTACCCCACAAAATTGTGAGGTAACATCCTATTTTCAGCAACAACGACTGTCGTAGACTgagttattacaaaaataactaAAGCCTCTAATGTCGTTATTAGTTCCGTTGGCATCCCGTAAAGTGACTtcagttaaattataaaaacgtttagattttaacaaaatcttttGGTTTACCTACTTTTATtatctgtttaattttttttgtttctttctcAACACTCTGTATAGCTTAATTTACTACCACACACCAACATTAACCATGACCCAATCTTAAAAGCATTTGTgaatttaaagcaaaattaaatgcTAGGTGctgtgaaaaataatatacagtgcAAATGTGTCTTCCTACCTTATTCGGTTTAATTTCATCATCAATAGTTAATGAACTCAAACTTGTTGCACGTGAAAATTCAATCGGTGTATTTTCATCTTTAAACGATGATGTAGCATCTTCAAATACACTTTGTTTAACAACAGTCGATGATGTTGTAGGCATTATCAAGGTATTTGAACTTCTTGCTTGTGGTGTTAATTTTCTAGTTCGAGGTGTAATTAATTCTTGATTTGATGGTCGTACTGGAGTTGGTGGTACAGTTTGTGTTGGTGAATCT
This genomic interval from Chrysoperla carnea chromosome 1, inChrCarn1.1, whole genome shotgun sequence contains the following:
- the LOC123305506 gene encoding uncharacterized protein LOC123305506 isoform X2, which translates into the protein MDKKEYKTHTNSPESFTTRISPERDISSGGDMDSSSEHVTASINGPLSNLYHGTWPVERGLWQSGPSSLPSSSNHDMTSVMSFASSAGSTGPFESADHKSTDSISNQCSGTFTASNLDSHHQLGAKVDIVYGLLAMLGANEGADMGHTLLALSSSPESCLAMRKSGCIPLLVQLVHSECDALTRQQASQALHNLVQAQPDERLLRRETRVLKLLEQIRIYCENIVDEKTPDTPSTSEISSDKENDKHPAQIIANLMKLSFDEGHRIAICQLGGLQAIAKLIQVDHLVHGSDSEDLQCITLRRYAGMALTNLTFGDGNNKALLCSLHEFMQVLVKQLYSNSEDLKQVTASVLRNLSWRADSQSKQILREVGAVVGLAYAAMNSQKEATLKSVLSALWNLSAHCSINKADICSVDGLLGYLVEMLTYKSQSKTLSIIENAGGILRNISSHIAVREDYRAILRQQNCLQILLQQLRSPSLTVVSNACGSLWNLSAKCPADQKALWDMGAVPMLRSLTHSKHKMISMGSSAALKNLLGARPNGGSLTRLDSTAKALGLTTLPTLGARKQRALEQELDENLTETCDNIEPSVSPTTTTATNNELHLGRILASHSYTHGRKNNESTLSESRESVTSTHSDSVYERVIRNLPIQIRTTNTVIPVTNQKLCQSDILTNVKSQGRTDLKFIKRYEHSHYEQRALDSNVWSIKNTSFERRSKFPENEQNIHNDQPIDYSQKYSEEATTITSKPPSATSSSNKSKVEVAYGNYTVTDLDQPTNYSLRYPEDDSNEESSPKQSIPEYVHEDTVKTYCTEGTPYETPFNFSTATSMSDLRLDGAIIQDEKKIIDNDYVKEEDDASKPAKEHESRHLDEKDTCSIEDITKIEPETKYTSNYKSGFNSSGILSPEKPVNYCEEGTPGYFSRVSSLSSLNSTATNENALKDEKKLNYTPEKQDNSQQIVKPETQPLKEEIRDHRECKVVTFGGAIDYAEETPLMFSRSSSLASLDSVEQHSIHDDRSSVISDFSRRTSGVVSPSELPDSPTQTVPPTPVRPSNQELITPRTRKLTPQARSSNTLIMPTTSSTVVKQSVFEDATSSFKDENTPIEFSRATSLSSLTIDDEIKPNKLPSSSAAIVLVNNNETDKMVQQMSEMSLTNRTPPSPRHTGTGIPIFKKSVPKSNIPRMRSRPPPPPQMKKSQISERSPPQETQCDVVKTYYTEDTPAVLSHAGSNSNLSELSIPLEDDQKIQKENENGQPKTDNNEDKKSEHDNSFELSGDENHSTVVNKTNEQTLAHPPDSSEDDSSNNSADERLLQQCIQAGMNRVTSTAHTIAPEQQKSKKIVLEDDDAPAFSDDSYTSADERLLQQCIKAGMARVALNSCVETHKSEENIKKRDKDSEVDLSDDSVADKLLQDCIQLGMDRVTKGSADARLIHGGEDDDNASITSADERLLTECINLGIQSVTGEKPQISPAFVQQSQSRKVENERPRLEKRSRSMGYMKKSSEFDSEFKRTDDSHIFNSKQKGITNRFSKSESSHNFGKASQRMSSTLSLDSATSLNDSEKLLLEQCIQAGVARATGQMFRVRPENRKPIGAERDDNVHQHHKQNSRNQTDFDGKYSETSSPYPHPAYRESSFTTRVVANSREIQRTNITVRENSTRERIISREEFYSTRVPNFEQKFGSTTNFESKNVEAPPVTASTAEELVVLHQTPHTFHLVTGAEKDFVGKEIQRQICKEQDSPTQYPDTCGKLPDEYIHRIENSWIGETKNGYDNNLFNGEIKKGCNKSLSSLLDSSLENNLSEENVHSIENNDKTENELVVTEFVTCADENNSTHNSDESSFEISDDMKYDYVKPRDPDAMIASVDRLTAELVSQASHLHTDRLMKQSVQDTWNNDTTTSSADLTFPSISATEPIIVSIKSETTEPSLKDEIDGVGEANLSSLETNMTDSTIIAAEAYKVVKAVENDAAGMIQSTTSSNIDIENIKPPSNLGSLTSLTSISGVWDGSGDSENRKKPLIRANSKRKLSATDMMRKAITNSSNHSGSLENLINQTTSLNLDCIKPPSIMNEISDMESSMISVASITSEVAFETATIKPDFIPNGVITTDVFDMEHKITSESKQPHSLINFIGSADFSFSDIENVNPPSYFNEHHSIIDTSTNNDTICDDDTIDIFEDCNTHNDPTLQKDDLTTEYSDANSVTPLPSDFASSSAESTPKKVNRVNKRLTPKQRRQLTKERYKTYTVAAGLVIQEEPKRNFDTQVSCPEPIVDSGKGSTVESEDHKDTTSSSDCSEKRGKLTPKQRRQEDRQRFQTQVLDCNQINGNQSDYTSLETDEKINSHRTKKTVKQKRLEDKERFRTRTIIDDIVSSSPDSSLPNADSPPHINPLIVGSDELHNMIQHEASRIVDKLNENVDELLDCETISLVSNEEDESEHNSMNSVNFRTYHKSWGFSQKIPIIDSLPPQPIQNTQISSTVEQHQETSTSPLPDEIQSSDDDDDDNQGVKIAKPKIVKPGEQNENDEQPIEVVKGIRGRRKPLYNGQIKRVSAVPKILPKNTKTVTSNLVKNVSSNLKSSSSEIKPPTSNLINRQVKPINKNGFLKPPIKNTSPKRIIPTPRVIPTVTPPSRIAVKSSIPPPRKVETSPVKKPVLERQGTFTKEDGSGIINASPTRTRIPLPSSSPSKIAKPVMKPPVISKLPKTTNLPVKKPLTKSSSVGSSTRPKSVPSVRSSSSRSSSIERDQLKRRSYGQTSSVDLRTSPSNQNLKSNLPKPNLTQRSYSNSSIPHNTNVRKKIPVGVTTTTAPAPSKEITSKIASLWKKVEMSRNQKVEKKDTRVWIQQQESPSSSTSPRLLRSSTFEGLPKNVNLSAELSKLSSECSQLNSTYTRDDIVSESMEEKNYTTHAPVPTAT